The genomic DNA CTGGAGCCCCGGACCGCATCAGCCGCCCCTTTGCTCGCGACGTGTCTGAGCATCCCTCACCCTTCGCGACGAATCACCTCGCTGCAACGAGGTGGTCTGCCACTTGGGGTGAGGGATGCCGAAGCACCGGGAGGAAGTGTCGCTCCCGGTACGTGATGCCGTCGGCTATACGGGGACCGCAGCCGCTGGAGACGAGACGAGGTGCTGCCCCGCAGGAGCGGTGCGTGCTGCACTGTCGGCAGGACTCGTGCCCGCATCATCGGACGTGGCGTCGAGGGCCTGCGCGAGGTCGGCGAGGATGTCCTCGATGTCCTCGATGCCGACGGACAGGCGGATGAACTTGCCGGAGACGCTGACCTCGCTGCCGGCCACGGACAGGTGCGTCATCGTCGCCGGGTGGTCGATGAGGGACTCGACTCCTCCGAGCGATTCGGCCAGAGTGATGAGCTTCGTGTTCGCCACCAGGGACAGTGCCCGCTCCTCGGTGTCGGTGCGCAGGGACACCACTCCCCCGAATCCGCTCATCTGCCGCTTCGCCACCTCGTGCCCCGGGTGCGAGGGCAGGCCCGGGTAGATCACCTCGGCCACCTCGTCGCGGGTCTCGAGCCATTCGGCCACCGCCTGCGCATTGGCACAGTGAGCCTTCATCCGCACCGGCAGGGTCTTGATCCCGCGCCTGGTCAGCCACGCGTCGAACGGGGAGATGCCCAGCCCGACGGAAGCGAGGTGGCTCTCAATACGGTCGACCACCTCGGCGGCGCGGGGACAGCTCGTCCCGTCACCGGTGAGGACCGCCCCGCCGATGACATCGGAGTGGCCGTTGATGAACTTCGTCGTCGAGTGGACGACGATGTCGGCCCCGAGCTCGAGCGGACGCTGGAGCACCGGGGTCGCGAAGGTCGAGTCCACGGCCAGGAGCGCGTTCGCTCGGTGGGCGATGCGGGCCGCCTCGGCGATATCGATGACGTCGAGCCCGGGATTGCTCGGGGTCTCGACCCAGATGATCGCGGTGTTCTCATTGATGGCGGCGGCGAGCGCCGCGGTGTCGGTGAGGTCGACGGTGCGGATGACCACGCCCCAGCGCACGTACTCGTTCTGCAGGAGTCGGAAGGTTCCGCCGTAGACGTCGCGGGGCAGGATGACCTCGTCACCGGGACGCAGCAGCGCGGAGAACACTGCCACCTCGGCCGAGGTTCCCGAGTTGACGGCCGCGGCGAACGACGCGCCCTCCAATTCGCACAGGGCCTGTTCGAGGTCGCTGCGGTTCGGCGTACCGGTGCGCGCGTAGTCGAAACCGGCGCGGGTCTCTCCCGGGGTGTCCATCATGAAGGTCGAAGTCTGGAAGATCGGGGCCACAACCGAACCTGTGTGCGCCTCGGGCATGGCTCCCGAGTGCACCGATCGGGTCGAGATTCCGGCGGTGGTGGTGGGCTCGAAACGGGGTGAACTCACGGCGGATCCTTCCTTCACTGATGGGCACCGCTACATCTGCGGTGAGCTTCAGTGTGAGTGGCCGAATCCTGTTCGTGCGTGCCCGGTGACGCGCGCTGTCACTGCATGTCATATGTCGCCGATGATTGTCATTTTTCGACGCAGAGAGTCGTCATTCCTCGCCGAGGCGGCCCGCCGTCTCGTCCGGACGCGACGTGATCGTCGATCGTTGCCGCCGGCCCCACTGCGGTTTCGACGGCGCTCATCGGAATACGCAGACGCCGCCCCGGCATCGCGCGACATCATCGCCCGACTGCTCGAACAGGCTACCTAACGGCCCACCCGGCGACCGGAGTTCCACTGATCTCGCGGCAGACCTCTCGCACTTGTCTGCCCTCGATCCATCACCACGCGGCGATTTTTCTCGTCCTCCTCTTCCCATACGCCGCCCCAGGGTGTAATACTTAGCCTCATGGTTAAGTATTCGGATGAGCTCGATGCCATATTCTCGGCATTGGCCGACCCCACTCGCCGCAGCGTGATCGCGCGTCTCGGACGGGGACCGGCCAGCGTCGGAGAGCTTGCCGAGCCGTT from Brevibacterium sp. JSBI002 includes the following:
- a CDS encoding trans-sulfuration enzyme family protein gives rise to the protein MSSPRFEPTTTAGISTRSVHSGAMPEAHTGSVVAPIFQTSTFMMDTPGETRAGFDYARTGTPNRSDLEQALCELEGASFAAAVNSGTSAEVAVFSALLRPGDEVILPRDVYGGTFRLLQNEYVRWGVVIRTVDLTDTAALAAAINENTAIIWVETPSNPGLDVIDIAEAARIAHRANALLAVDSTFATPVLQRPLELGADIVVHSTTKFINGHSDVIGGAVLTGDGTSCPRAAEVVDRIESHLASVGLGISPFDAWLTRRGIKTLPVRMKAHCANAQAVAEWLETRDEVAEVIYPGLPSHPGHEVAKRQMSGFGGVVSLRTDTEERALSLVANTKLITLAESLGGVESLIDHPATMTHLSVAGSEVSVSGKFIRLSVGIEDIEDILADLAQALDATSDDAGTSPADSAARTAPAGQHLVSSPAAAVPV